One window of the Magnolia sinica isolate HGM2019 chromosome 19, MsV1, whole genome shotgun sequence genome contains the following:
- the LOC131235196 gene encoding dof zinc finger protein DOF3.5-like: MNPCHPRPLVMDRKWKANMELAPNCPRCDSSNTKFCYYNNYSLTQPRYFCKGCRRYWTKGGSLRNVPVGGGCRKNRRGKSVRISTDHRVSVGNSSYGRLISEPDCSVLVANDPIRNFRRSNESSMVPSTDTLRSDSSTIDLAAVYAKFLNQHSEPDSGIPVPEFLNEFDVSSFDDLPNAPSDPNHQLPVPIQFPHEQNVFECQGTHDPIPGNFVDEFVGSQKHQVSNMNMISSLGLEALPAEGVVHYIDWSSDIMWQLPQQQELGSVVEDHLNLHSNLLNGSWSSFNLPSFDAFSRP, translated from the coding sequence ATGAACCCATGCCATCCAAGACCTCTTGTAATGGACAGAAAATGGAAGGCTAATATGGAGTTAGCCCCTAATTGCCCTCGCTGCGACTCTTCCAACACCAAATTCTGCTACTACAACAACTACAGCCTCACCCAACCCCGCTACTTCTGCAAGGGCTGTCGACGATATTGGACTAAAGGTGGCTCTCTCCGCAACGTACCTGTTGGTGGCGGTTGTCGTAAGAACCGACGCGGAAAGTCTGTGAGGATATCAACTGACCACCGTGTCTCCGTCGGGAATTCGAGTTATGGACGTCTGATTTCTGAACCAGATTGTTCCGTTCTTGTTGCCAATGATCCAATTAGGAATTTTCGCCGATCGAATGAGAGCTCCATGGTTCCTTCAACCGACACGTTGAGGTCTGATTCTTCGACCATTGACTTGGCGGCCGTCTATGCTAAGTTCTTGAATCAACACTCGGAACCTGATTCAGGAATTCCTGTGCCTGAATTTCTAAATGAATTCGATGTGTCCTCATTCGATGACTTGCCTAATGCTCCTTCAGATCCAAATCATCAGCTACCAGTACCCATCCAATTCCCACATGAACAAAACGTCTTCGAGTGCCAAGGGACACATGATCCCATTCCAGGAAATTTTGTGGATGAATTTGTTGGGAGTCAGAAGCATCAGGTTTCAAACATGAACATGATCAGCAGCCTTGGGTTGGAAGCACTGCCGGCTGAAGGCGTTGTTCACTACATAGATTGGTCATCAGATATTATGTGGCAATTACCACAACAGCAAGAGTTGGGATCAGTTGTGGAAGATCATCTCAATCTTCATTCCAATCTTCTAAATGGTAGTTGGAGCTCCTTCAATCTACCATCCTTTGATGCTTTCTCTAGGCCCTGA